A single region of the Drosophila miranda strain MSH22 chromosome 2, D.miranda_PacBio2.1, whole genome shotgun sequence genome encodes:
- the LOC108157519 gene encoding zinc finger CCCH domain-containing protein 18-like, translating into MPKAEMEKKMTPEEEARQKCIIRERNRERKRIQRLNPKYRRLEQERDRKRKKAQRAKEAFRELQNQRDKMRKDRKKGLLVTDPSQLPPESAATLPPVPVVEPEVGLPPTSQGQQQQQ; encoded by the coding sequence ATGCCAAAAGCCGAAATGGAGAAGAAGATGACCCCCGAAGAGGAGGCCCGCCAGAAGTGTATCATACGGGAACGTAATCGCGAGCGGAAGCGCATCCAGCGCTTGAATCCCAAATACCGGCGGCTGGAACAGGAGCGCGATCGGAAGAGAAAGAAGGCGCAGAGGGCGAAGGAGGCCTTCCGGGAGCTCCAAAACCAACGTGACAAGATGCGCAAAGACCGCAAGAAGGGGCTCCTGGTGACCGATCCCTCACAGCTACCGCCCGAATCCGCGGCCACACTACCGCCAGTGCCTGTTGTCGAGCCCGAGGTGGGTCTGCCGCCAACGTCCCAgggccagcaacagcaacagtag